The proteins below come from a single Conger conger chromosome 10, fConCon1.1, whole genome shotgun sequence genomic window:
- the LOC133139060 gene encoding E3 ubiquitin/ISG15 ligase TRIM25-like isoform X2 — MAEANISVDQDQFSCSICLDILKDPVTIPCGHSYCMGCIKGCWDQDDHIGAYSCPQCRQTFTPRPVLGRNTILAEVVEKLKKTGLQAAPPAHCYAGPGDVECDFCTGRKCKAIKSCLVCLASYCEIHLQPHYEFTAFKKHKLVKATGNLQEKICSNHDKLLEVFCRSDQQCICLLCVMDEHRGHDTVSVVAERTEKQKQLGVTQSKFQQRIQEREKELQDLRQAVQSLKRSAQTAVEDSERIFTELIRSIERRRSEVKELIRDEEKAEVSRAEGLLERLEQEIAELRRREAELEQLSHTEDHIHFLQSCQSLCAPPGPGDLPSITVSPNVSFEAVRKSVSELKERLEDVFKAEFKVCGRGQRWLSQRSDTVLMPKGGHKM; from the exons atggctgaggCTAATATCTCGGtggatcaggaccagttcagctgttcaATCTGTCTGGATATACTGAAGGATCCGGTgactattccctgtggacacagttactgtatgggctgtattaagggctgCTGGGATCAGGATGATCATATTGGTGcctacagctgtccccagtgcagacagaccttcaccccaaggcctgttctgggcagaaacaccatcctggctgaagtggtggagaaactgaagaagacaggactccaagctgctcctcctgctcactgttatgctggacctggagacgtaGAGTGTGATTTCTGTACTGGGAGAAAGTGCAAAGCCatcaagtcctgtctggtgtgtctggcaTCTTACTGTGAAATTCACCTCCAGCCTCACTATGAATTTACTgcctttaaaaaacacaaactggtcaaagccactggaaacctgcaggagaagatctgctcTAATCACGACAAACTGCTGGAGGTTTTCTGTCGTAGcgatcagcagtgtatctgtctgctgtgtgtgatggatgaacacagaggccatgatacagtctcagtggtagcagaaaggactgagaaacag aagcagctgggggtgaCACAGAGTAAgttccagcagagaatccaggagagagagaaggagctgcaggatctgagacaggctgtgcagtcactcaag cgctctgcacagacagcagtggaggacagtgagaggatctttactgagctgatccgctccattgagagaaggcgctctgaggtgaaagagctgatcagagatgaggagaaggctgaagtgagtcgggctgaaggactcctggagcgactggagcaggagattgctgagctgaggaggagagaggctgagctggagcagctttcacacacagaggatcacatccatttcctccag agctgtcagtccctctgtgcccctcctggacctggagacttacccagcatcactgtcagtccaaacgtctcttttgaggctgtgaggaaatctgtctctgaactgAAAGAGCGACTGGAGGATGTTTTCAAGGCGGAGTTCAAAGTTTGTGGAAGAG gacagcgttggctatctcagagaagtgatacagttttaatgccgaagggtggtcacaaaatgtag
- the LOC133139060 gene encoding E3 ubiquitin/ISG15 ligase TRIM25-like isoform X1, whose amino-acid sequence MAEANISVDQDQFSCSICLDILKDPVTIPCGHSYCMGCIKGCWDQDDHIGAYSCPQCRQTFTPRPVLGRNTILAEVVEKLKKTGLQAAPPAHCYAGPGDVECDFCTGRKCKAIKSCLVCLASYCEIHLQPHYEFTAFKKHKLVKATGNLQEKICSNHDKLLEVFCRSDQQCICLLCVMDEHRGHDTVSVVAERTEKQKQLGVTQSKFQQRIQEREKELQDLRQAVQSLKRSAQTAVEDSERIFTELIRSIERRRSEVKELIRDEEKAEVSRAEGLLERLEQEIAELRRREAELEQLSHTEDHIHFLQSCQSLCAPPGPGDLPSITVSPNVSFEAVRKSVSELKERLEDVFKAEFKVCGRVEEVSVLEPQTRQDFLQCESVIKP is encoded by the exons atggctgaggCTAATATCTCGGtggatcaggaccagttcagctgttcaATCTGTCTGGATATACTGAAGGATCCGGTgactattccctgtggacacagttactgtatgggctgtattaagggctgCTGGGATCAGGATGATCATATTGGTGcctacagctgtccccagtgcagacagaccttcaccccaaggcctgttctgggcagaaacaccatcctggctgaagtggtggagaaactgaagaagacaggactccaagctgctcctcctgctcactgttatgctggacctggagacgtaGAGTGTGATTTCTGTACTGGGAGAAAGTGCAAAGCCatcaagtcctgtctggtgtgtctggcaTCTTACTGTGAAATTCACCTCCAGCCTCACTATGAATTTACTgcctttaaaaaacacaaactggtcaaagccactggaaacctgcaggagaagatctgctcTAATCACGACAAACTGCTGGAGGTTTTCTGTCGTAGcgatcagcagtgtatctgtctgctgtgtgtgatggatgaacacagaggccatgatacagtctcagtggtagcagaaaggactgagaaacag aagcagctgggggtgaCACAGAGTAAgttccagcagagaatccaggagagagagaaggagctgcaggatctgagacaggctgtgcagtcactcaag cgctctgcacagacagcagtggaggacagtgagaggatctttactgagctgatccgctccattgagagaaggcgctctgaggtgaaagagctgatcagagatgaggagaaggctgaagtgagtcgggctgaaggactcctggagcgactggagcaggagattgctgagctgaggaggagagaggctgagctggagcagctttcacacacagaggatcacatccatttcctccag agctgtcagtccctctgtgcccctcctggacctggagacttacccagcatcactgtcagtccaaacgtctcttttgaggctgtgaggaaatctgtctctgaactgAAAGAGCGACTGGAGGATGTTTTCAAGGCGGAGTTCAAAGTTTGTGGAAGAG TGGAAGAAGTCTCTGTTCTAGAGCCCCAGACCAGACAGGACTTCTTACAATGTGAGTCTGTAATTAAGCCTtaa